The following proteins are encoded in a genomic region of Candidatus Methylacidiphilales bacterium:
- a CDS encoding prephenate dehydratase domain-containing protein has protein sequence MPTTELVYFGKPGSFTHLVAKKIPGKPRLVSRGTVQEVFEYVKQKKSRLGIVPIENSSSGMIPDTVDHLVGEKHGLIIQEEHAINVKLALLGKKGRAIKKVYSHFAPFQHCQEWLKRHYPDAEQIIVESTSAAAMRAGRERYAAAIAPRTAAVKYKLDVLQFPINERVPNRTQFFVLGHEKKQSGQARETSLSVILKNKVGSLCSFLKPFSDNGINLKRIISRNIVGHPNTYVFFVGVEAPIGDAAMKKAMDEARTHCSEIRVLGSYPVYPPFES, from the coding sequence ATGCCAACGACCGAATTAGTTTATTTTGGCAAGCCCGGCAGTTTTACCCATCTCGTGGCAAAAAAAATCCCAGGCAAGCCCAGGCTTGTGTCCCGGGGCACGGTTCAAGAGGTCTTTGAATACGTGAAGCAGAAAAAATCCAGACTCGGAATCGTCCCGATTGAAAACTCATCGAGCGGGATGATTCCGGACACCGTGGATCATTTGGTGGGGGAAAAGCACGGGCTCATCATCCAGGAGGAGCATGCGATCAACGTCAAGCTTGCCTTGCTGGGAAAAAAGGGGCGGGCCATCAAAAAGGTTTATTCGCACTTCGCCCCGTTTCAACACTGCCAGGAATGGCTCAAGCGCCATTATCCGGATGCGGAACAAATCATTGTGGAAAGCACCAGCGCGGCGGCCATGCGCGCGGGCAGGGAACGGTATGCGGCAGCGATTGCGCCGAGGACGGCGGCCGTCAAATACAAGCTGGACGTACTCCAGTTTCCCATCAATGAAAGGGTGCCCAATCGGACCCAGTTTTTCGTTTTGGGGCATGAAAAAAAGCAATCCGGCCAGGCCAGGGAAACCAGCCTTTCGGTGATTTTAAAAAACAAGGTGGGGAGCCTCTGCAGCTTTCTGAAACCGTTTTCCGATAACGGCATCAATCTGAAGCGCATCATCTCGCGCAATATCGTCGGCCATCCCAACACCTATGTTTTCTTTGTCGGCGTTGAGGCCCCGATCGGGGACGCGGCGATGAAGAAAGCGATGGATGAAGCCCGCACGCATTGCTCGGAAATCCGGGTGTTGGGCTCCTACCCGGTCTATCCGCCTTTTGAATCCTAA
- a CDS encoding FeoA family protein, producing MKSLNEMPLGSTAKISGLNAGGNIAQRLMALGVLPGTEIEVVGVAPWGDPITIKIRGRSISLRRADATCVQMEERGV from the coding sequence ATGAAATCCCTGAATGAAATGCCGCTGGGCAGCACGGCGAAAATATCCGGTCTGAATGCCGGCGGAAACATAGCCCAGCGCTTGATGGCGTTGGGGGTGTTGCCGGGCACTGAAATCGAAGTAGTGGGCGTTGCCCCTTGGGGCGATCCGATTACGATTAAAATCCGGGGCCGCTCGATCAGCCTGCGCCGCGCGGACGCCACCTGTGTGCAGATGGAAGAGCGCGGAGTATGA
- a CDS encoding uracil-DNA glycosylase, giving the protein MQLKSAVVDYLKCLQGAGVRRITLSNATLESVRDWARAGEKSKALSPARLPEEKTIRSSVAQEAPLNLESAQKLEALQKLAARIHGDGKYRGMFRYAKQMVFGVGSHDAQILFVGEAPGADEDEQGEPFVGRAGQLLTRMIQAMGLERRDVYIANIVKYRPDMPQGGSGNRKPTPSEIEAGLPYVQEQIRIIQPKVLVALGATAVEGLFGAAKAEISKKRGQWLEFMGIPLMPTYHPAYLLRNPSNAEKRKVWEDLMLVMEKTGLPVSEKQRRFFSNKD; this is encoded by the coding sequence ATGCAGCTTAAATCCGCGGTAGTTGATTATCTGAAATGCCTGCAAGGCGCCGGAGTCCGGCGCATTACACTTTCCAACGCCACGCTCGAATCGGTCCGGGATTGGGCCCGGGCCGGAGAAAAATCCAAGGCCTTATCCCCGGCGCGGCTTCCGGAGGAAAAAACAATCCGGTCAAGCGTGGCGCAGGAAGCGCCGCTGAATTTGGAATCTGCCCAGAAGCTGGAAGCCCTGCAAAAACTTGCCGCGCGCATTCATGGGGACGGGAAGTATCGCGGCATGTTCCGTTACGCCAAACAAATGGTGTTTGGCGTCGGCTCCCACGACGCGCAGATATTGTTTGTGGGCGAGGCGCCGGGCGCCGATGAAGATGAGCAGGGCGAGCCGTTTGTCGGCCGGGCGGGGCAGCTTCTGACCAGGATGATCCAGGCGATGGGGTTGGAACGGCGGGATGTTTATATCGCCAATATTGTCAAATACAGGCCTGACATGCCGCAGGGCGGCAGCGGCAACCGCAAGCCGACTCCTTCGGAAATCGAAGCCGGGCTGCCCTATGTCCAGGAGCAGATCCGGATTATCCAACCGAAGGTGCTGGTGGCGCTGGGCGCCACGGCAGTGGAAGGGTTGTTTGGGGCGGCCAAGGCGGAGATATCCAAAAAGCGCGGGCAATGGCTCGAATTCATGGGCATCCCCCTGATGCCGACCTATCATCCGGCGTATTTGCTGCGCAATCCGTCCAATGCGGAGAAGCGGAAAGTCTGGGAGGATTTGATGCTGGTGATGGAAAAGACCGGCCTGCCGGTCTCGGAAAAGCAGCGGCGATTTTTTTCCAACAAAGATTAG
- a CDS encoding type II toxin-antitoxin system VapC family toxin codes for MNGCLLDTNILAELRKRDRCNKKVAAWFAAQDDKSIFTSVLVMGEIRRGIELARHKDLEKAKALERWLQGLTLHFESRILPVTGAIADRWGRLSVDQKLPDVDGLLAATALVHDLTLATRNTVDFLRSRVKWINPFEE; via the coding sequence GTGAACGGCTGCCTTCTTGATACCAATATTCTTGCCGAACTGCGCAAACGAGATCGGTGCAACAAGAAAGTGGCGGCATGGTTTGCAGCCCAGGACGATAAATCTATTTTTACGAGCGTTCTGGTCATGGGAGAAATCCGCAGAGGTATTGAATTGGCTCGTCACAAAGATCTTGAAAAGGCGAAAGCTTTGGAGCGTTGGTTGCAGGGGCTCACGCTTCATTTTGAGTCACGCATTTTGCCGGTCACGGGCGCAATTGCCGACCGATGGGGACGACTCAGTGTGGATCAAAAATTACCGGATGTGGATGGGTTGCTCGCTGCCACGGCTTTGGTTCATGACCTGACCTTGGCCACTCGGAATACGGTTGATTTCCTGCGTAGCCGGGTGAAATGGATCAATCCATTTGAAGAATGA
- a CDS encoding FeoB-associated Cys-rich membrane protein, with translation MNNWIETVVVALLLVLALAYLLRSAWRKWKSPICGDGCGCSSKLLKK, from the coding sequence ATGAACAACTGGATTGAAACCGTCGTGGTGGCGCTCCTCCTGGTTTTGGCATTGGCCTATCTGCTCAGGAGCGCATGGAGAAAGTGGAAGTCGCCCATCTGCGGCGATGGGTGCGGTTGCAGCTCCAAATTGTTAAAGAAGTAG
- the queA gene encoding tRNA preQ1(34) S-adenosylmethionine ribosyltransferase-isomerase QueA, which translates to MNLEDFLYPLPEDRIATHPVSPRDHSKLMVVHRQSGQIEHRHFYDLPDYLTAEDLLVLNDTRVIPARLHAENGAVEILLLEETSPRHWLAIGKPAAKLKAGQRLLIQPRTEGRKPAEAEILSTVAGGQRVLRFFDDINLQDYGELPLPPYIQKARKQQHEPLYLPEDQEAYQTVFARESGSVAAPTAGLHFTPELLARFRRRFITLRVGLGTFRPVKVADITQHEMHAEHYTIPPGLAEEAAGCKRVVAVGTTACRVLESVPSLRPGSGETRIFIHPPYKFKRTDALVTNFHLPGSTLLMLVAAFMGHDLQREAYRVAIAEQYRFFSYGDAMLVI; encoded by the coding sequence ATGAATCTCGAAGACTTTCTTTACCCCCTGCCGGAAGACCGGATCGCCACCCACCCGGTCTCGCCCCGCGACCATTCCAAGCTCATGGTCGTCCACCGCCAGTCCGGCCAGATCGAGCACCGCCACTTTTACGACCTCCCCGATTATCTGACAGCGGAGGATCTTCTCGTTCTGAACGACACCCGTGTCATTCCGGCCCGTCTGCATGCGGAAAACGGCGCGGTGGAAATTCTGCTCCTGGAAGAAACCTCGCCCCGGCACTGGCTGGCCATCGGCAAGCCCGCGGCAAAACTCAAGGCCGGGCAACGACTCCTGATCCAGCCGAGGACAGAAGGCAGGAAGCCCGCCGAAGCGGAAATTCTCAGCACGGTCGCGGGCGGGCAGCGCGTGCTGCGTTTTTTTGACGACATCAACCTTCAAGACTACGGCGAGCTGCCTCTGCCACCTTACATCCAGAAGGCCCGCAAACAGCAGCACGAGCCGCTCTATCTGCCGGAGGACCAGGAAGCCTATCAAACGGTCTTCGCCCGCGAAAGCGGCTCCGTGGCGGCCCCCACCGCCGGGCTGCATTTCACGCCGGAACTGCTGGCCAGGTTCCGGCGCCGTTTCATCACCCTGCGGGTCGGGCTTGGGACCTTCCGTCCGGTCAAGGTGGCGGACATCACCCAGCATGAAATGCATGCCGAGCATTATACGATCCCGCCCGGACTCGCGGAAGAGGCCGCAGGCTGCAAGCGCGTTGTGGCGGTTGGCACCACCGCCTGCCGGGTGTTGGAAAGCGTTCCCTCATTGAGACCGGGATCGGGCGAAACCCGCATTTTCATCCACCCGCCGTACAAATTCAAACGGACGGACGCGCTGGTCACCAACTTTCACCTGCCGGGATCCACCCTGCTCATGCTGGTGGCGGCATTCATGGGGCACGATCTCCAGCGCGAGGCTTACCGCGTGGCAATAGCAGAACAGTACCGCTTCTTCAGCTATGGGGACGCGATGCTTGTCATTTAA
- a CDS encoding divalent-cation tolerance protein CutA: MKQTTGIILVFCSVPDLETGRALADLLLKAKAAACVSILPGVESHYVWQGKREQAEERLLIIKATGSNYPRIEELLISNHPYECPEIVEVPAGRVAPKYRAWLQIDEG, from the coding sequence ATGAAACAAACAACCGGGATTATTCTTGTTTTTTGCAGCGTACCGGATCTTGAAACGGGTCGTGCGCTGGCGGATCTGCTGCTGAAGGCAAAGGCGGCGGCTTGTGTTTCCATTTTGCCGGGTGTGGAATCGCATTATGTGTGGCAGGGCAAACGGGAACAGGCGGAGGAGCGGCTGCTGATCATCAAGGCCACGGGCTCGAATTATCCGCGGATTGAGGAGCTGTTGATTTCGAATCATCCGTATGAGTGCCCGGAAATAGTGGAAGTGCCGGCGGGCCGGGTGGCGCCGAAGTACCGGGCCTGGCTTCAAATTGATGAAGGTTGA
- a CDS encoding RluA family pseudouridine synthase: MKLYAHIWEAEDARERPDKALALRLGLSRSRLQGLAREGHVKIDSHPHDLKSKIRVGSVIEVMEPDPEPLDLEAEALPLEILYEDRDLIALNKAAGMVVHPGAGHRGGTLVSALLHHCRGSLSGIGGVERPGIVHRLDKETSGIIMVAKNDEAHHHLAAQFKGREIEKYYLAYVVPGPRLESGTWDGAIGRHPVHRKKMAVLRDGGRPARTDFRVLRRFNRACLLELRIYTGRTHQIRVHCAAAGCPVAGDEVYGRRASWLGEAGVTRQLLHAARMVFQHPRSGKKIELSAPVPEDFTHFERWLHEHNPDASPASESPYRVSCPKAGQKNG; this comes from the coding sequence ATGAAACTTTATGCCCATATATGGGAGGCAGAGGACGCCAGAGAGCGTCCGGACAAGGCCCTGGCGCTGAGGCTGGGCTTGTCCCGCAGCCGGCTTCAGGGGCTGGCCCGCGAGGGGCATGTAAAAATCGACAGCCACCCGCATGATTTGAAATCCAAAATCAGGGTGGGTTCTGTGATTGAAGTGATGGAGCCGGACCCGGAGCCATTGGACTTGGAAGCGGAGGCGTTGCCCCTGGAGATACTTTACGAGGACCGGGACTTGATAGCCTTGAACAAGGCCGCCGGAATGGTGGTGCATCCGGGGGCCGGCCACCGCGGTGGAACCCTGGTTTCAGCCTTGCTGCATCATTGCCGGGGGAGCTTGTCGGGTATTGGCGGCGTCGAAAGGCCGGGGATTGTCCACCGTCTCGACAAGGAAACCAGCGGGATCATCATGGTCGCCAAGAACGACGAAGCGCACCACCATCTTGCGGCGCAGTTTAAAGGCCGGGAAATTGAGAAGTATTACCTGGCTTATGTTGTACCGGGGCCGCGACTGGAGTCAGGAACCTGGGACGGTGCAATCGGACGGCATCCCGTGCATCGAAAAAAAATGGCAGTGCTGCGGGACGGGGGGCGCCCCGCGCGGACAGATTTTCGCGTTCTGCGGCGTTTTAACCGCGCCTGCCTGCTGGAGCTGCGGATTTATACGGGCAGAACCCATCAGATACGGGTTCACTGCGCTGCGGCGGGTTGTCCGGTCGCAGGGGATGAAGTCTATGGACGGAGAGCGTCCTGGTTGGGCGAAGCGGGTGTGACGCGGCAGCTTTTGCATGCCGCGCGAATGGTGTTTCAACATCCGCGGAGCGGGAAAAAGATTGAATTGTCGGCCCCCGTCCCGGAAGATTTCACCCACTTTGAACGATGGCTGCATGAACATAACCCGGATGCCTCACCCGCTTCTGAAAGCCCTTACAGAGTGTCTTGCCCAAAGGCCGGGCAAAAAAATGGGTAA
- a CDS encoding prepilin-type N-terminal cleavage/methylation domain-containing protein, with product MKIVIARIARTPLTSGVPGLKFEVGNIMKKTNKGHKGFTLIELLVVITIIGILASLAVPAIGKALDSAHQTADVSNVRQLGIVLFSVANDENGTYPIGPLNTSTGTRTAAGTSSAMFADLLVNKNLTDARILSVTGKTPYVGTYTTVTGTQLQPHVGWDYMIDTAGLSTSDPSSIPLLLSDGAFASANAIQGTGTVTIQTTGLWKDKGVVIYSLGNSAQFLKATTSGSTSKVQALVDSTVTLPTGIQLLIP from the coding sequence ATGAAAATTGTAATTGCAAGAATTGCTCGAACACCGTTGACAAGCGGGGTTCCCGGACTTAAGTTTGAAGTAGGAAACATTATGAAAAAAACAAATAAAGGGCATAAAGGGTTTACACTGATTGAGCTTCTGGTGGTCATCACCATTATTGGGATTTTGGCCAGTTTGGCCGTGCCGGCGATAGGCAAGGCGCTCGACAGCGCGCACCAAACGGCGGATGTTTCCAACGTCAGGCAGCTAGGCATCGTTTTGTTTAGCGTCGCGAACGATGAGAACGGCACCTATCCGATTGGACCGTTAAATACGAGCACGGGTACGCGAACTGCGGCTGGAACGTCCTCGGCTATGTTTGCAGATCTATTGGTAAATAAAAATCTGACGGATGCGCGTATCCTGTCCGTAACCGGCAAAACTCCCTATGTTGGCACTTATACCACTGTAACTGGCACACAGTTGCAACCGCATGTCGGATGGGATTACATGATAGACACAGCTGGATTAAGCACCTCAGATCCTTCATCGATTCCCCTGCTGCTTTCAGATGGTGCCTTTGCATCGGCAAATGCCATTCAAGGTACCGGGACCGTGACCATTCAAACGACTGGTCTTTGGAAAGATAAAGGCGTTGTGATTTATTCGCTCGGCAATTCCGCGCAATTTCTTAAAGCCACGACCAGCGGCAGCACGTCCAAGGTGCAGGCTCTTGTGGACTCGACTGTAACATTGCCCACAGGAATCCAACTGCTCATTCCTTAA
- the feoB gene encoding ferrous iron transport protein B, translated as MIQPNPDARQATVAVIGNPNTGKSTLFNKLTGKRQRVGNYPGVTVEKKTGRFQAGGWDITLVDLPGAYSLAASSPDERVAVDVLTGQGGNPRPDLIICVIDASNLLRNLFLAMQAADFGIPMVLALNLWDEAKKTGIEIDPVALAEKLGVPVAPTVATRGEGIEALKLAVERSLETPSRMNVMEWPSAVDVAIGRLDTLLNEKHDCRLSKPEFRRVLFDSDSAILGRCGISRHNRLAILEEARKPLFEAGLNPLAAEAVLIYDKLGEVVSKVETRTRMSHTPLSEKLDHILTHRFLGLALFAAMMFLVFQAIYSWARPVMEAMDWATKWAQGHTASLLSGSPMLSSLLTDGVIAGVGSVIAFLPQILILFFFISVLEDSGYMARAAFLMDKLFSWCGLNGKSFVPMLSSYACAIPGVMSARTIEDPKARLVTILIAPLMSCSARLPVYVLMIGAFVEPSYGRFTAGLLLFSMHFIGLALALPLAFVFNRFLLKTHSQPFLLELPPYRMPEPANVFWRMWERGREFLKRAGTVILALSIVIWALVYFPRPPELAQKVRRDFVQEQVSSGRPASEVGQALEQPGSGLSVELKNREQSAYVQQSLMGRLGRTVQPVFAPAGFDWKITIGVLASFPAREVIISTLGIIYNLGAEVDEHSGPLRERLAAERWTEGPLTGRPVFTLPVVLGIMVFFALCLQCGSTVAIIGKEAGWKWSLFAFCYMTGLAWLGAVLVYQAGTAIFPV; from the coding sequence ATGATTCAACCCAACCCGGATGCCAGGCAGGCCACGGTCGCCGTCATTGGCAACCCGAACACCGGAAAAAGCACCCTGTTCAACAAACTGACAGGGAAGCGCCAGCGTGTTGGCAATTATCCGGGTGTCACCGTTGAAAAGAAAACCGGGCGCTTCCAGGCCGGCGGATGGGACATCACCCTGGTGGATTTGCCTGGCGCGTACAGCCTGGCGGCCAGTTCGCCGGACGAGCGGGTGGCGGTGGATGTCCTGACGGGGCAGGGAGGCAACCCGCGCCCCGATCTCATTATTTGCGTGATTGACGCCAGTAATTTGTTGAGAAATCTTTTTTTGGCCATGCAGGCGGCCGATTTTGGCATACCAATGGTCCTGGCGCTGAATCTTTGGGATGAGGCGAAAAAAACCGGCATTGAAATCGATCCCGTCGCGCTCGCTGAAAAACTGGGCGTTCCCGTGGCGCCAACCGTGGCGACGCGCGGCGAGGGGATCGAAGCATTGAAGCTCGCGGTGGAAAGGAGCCTCGAAACCCCCTCCCGCATGAACGTGATGGAATGGCCTTCCGCAGTGGATGTGGCCATCGGGCGGTTGGACACGCTGTTGAATGAAAAACACGACTGCCGGCTCTCGAAGCCGGAATTCAGGCGGGTTTTATTCGATTCGGATTCCGCAATTTTGGGGCGCTGCGGCATTTCACGGCACAATCGCCTGGCGATTTTGGAGGAGGCGCGCAAGCCCTTGTTTGAGGCGGGTCTTAATCCGCTGGCGGCGGAAGCGGTGCTGATTTACGACAAGCTGGGTGAGGTTGTATCGAAGGTTGAGACTCGAACCCGCATGTCGCATACTCCGCTCAGCGAAAAGCTGGATCATATTTTGACCCACAGATTTTTGGGCCTGGCGTTGTTTGCCGCGATGATGTTTCTTGTTTTCCAGGCCATTTATTCATGGGCCAGGCCCGTGATGGAGGCCATGGATTGGGCGACCAAGTGGGCTCAGGGACACACGGCCTCGCTGCTCTCGGGTTCGCCGATGCTGTCAAGCCTCCTGACCGACGGTGTCATAGCCGGGGTCGGTTCCGTGATCGCGTTTTTGCCCCAGATCCTGATTCTGTTTTTCTTTATCTCGGTGCTGGAGGACTCGGGATACATGGCGCGGGCCGCATTTTTGATGGACAAGCTTTTCAGTTGGTGCGGCCTGAACGGGAAAAGTTTTGTCCCGATGTTGTCCAGTTACGCCTGCGCGATTCCGGGCGTGATGTCGGCGAGGACCATCGAAGATCCCAAGGCGCGCTTGGTGACCATCCTGATTGCGCCGTTGATGAGCTGTTCGGCGCGACTGCCGGTTTATGTGCTGATGATCGGGGCCTTTGTTGAGCCGTCCTATGGGAGGTTTACGGCCGGGTTGCTGTTGTTTTCCATGCATTTTATTGGCCTTGCGCTGGCGCTTCCCCTGGCGTTTGTTTTCAACCGCTTTTTGTTGAAGACCCATTCGCAGCCTTTTTTGCTGGAACTGCCCCCTTACCGGATGCCTGAGCCCGCGAACGTCTTCTGGCGGATGTGGGAGCGGGGGCGCGAGTTTCTCAAGCGCGCGGGCACTGTGATTCTGGCCCTTTCGATTGTGATTTGGGCTCTGGTTTATTTTCCGCGCCCTCCGGAACTGGCCCAGAAAGTCCGGCGCGATTTTGTGCAGGAACAGGTGTCGTCAGGGCGTCCGGCATCCGAAGTTGGCCAGGCGTTGGAACAACCGGGATCGGGGTTGTCGGTGGAGTTGAAGAACCGGGAACAGTCCGCCTATGTCCAGCAAAGCCTGATGGGGCGGTTGGGCCGCACGGTACAACCGGTGTTTGCTCCGGCCGGGTTTGATTGGAAAATCACGATCGGGGTGCTGGCCAGCTTTCCCGCGCGCGAGGTGATTATTTCGACGTTAGGCATCATTTACAATCTGGGGGCGGAAGTGGATGAGCACAGCGGGCCGCTGCGGGAGCGCCTGGCAGCCGAGCGTTGGACGGAAGGCCCGCTCACAGGCCGTCCGGTTTTCACCCTGCCGGTGGTGCTGGGCATCATGGTTTTTTTTGCGCTTTGCCTGCAATGCGGTTCCACCGTGGCGATCATCGGCAAGGAGGCGGGTTGGAAGTGGTCGCTTTTTGCATTTTGTTATATGACGGGCCTGGCATGGCTGGGGGCCGTGCTGGTTTATCAGGCGGGAACGGCTATATTTCCTGTATGA
- a CDS encoding FeoA family protein, which yields MSAYLNTVPVGTQGVVFAIDDHHAHTKALRRLGVHEGAFVEVVSGIDPVILRCHQSKFAVRRESLAAVQIRIRRPGKATGKASSFVASNFHPSLPPTEE from the coding sequence ATGTCTGCTTATCTCAATACCGTCCCCGTCGGCACCCAAGGCGTCGTCTTCGCCATTGACGACCATCATGCCCATACCAAGGCCTTGCGACGCCTCGGCGTCCACGAAGGCGCCTTCGTCGAGGTCGTCTCCGGAATCGACCCTGTCATTTTGCGCTGTCATCAAAGCAAGTTCGCCGTACGCCGGGAGAGCCTGGCCGCTGTACAAATCCGCATCCGCCGCCCTGGCAAAGCAACGGGCAAGGCTTCCAGCTTTGTGGCCTCCAATTTTCATCCCTCCCTGCCGCCGACAGAGGAATAA
- a CDS encoding serine/threonine-protein kinase: MPKAFPASNFTLLNAESQNTLNCAHCGQLIDVTDLPIGTTIECPSCSKSFTIWKNFDHYRLEILLGEGGMGSVYRATDLNLNRVVAIKVLKPELSEDKKFISNFMREVEITASLTHPNIVHVYSFGENEGRYYLVMEYIGHQTLDDLIMERKKLGEAEVLDIGVGVANGLNFALQNGGLIHRDIKPGNILFGPNNIPKVVDFGLAVTPETAELNSEIWGTPYYVSPERLEFHPEDFHSDMYSLGVTLYHCLAGRPPFDASTAELVAAKHLNEAPLPLKTYAPYVSEHSTYTIMKAMARRPDDRFSSYGELVEQLEDAKRRIVNEPAEQLTPQIAVAEEGVDDKRLFLVGAIAVGVIVLIVAGIFVWKFFINSV, translated from the coding sequence TTGCCTAAGGCTTTTCCCGCCTCTAATTTTACGCTATTGAATGCGGAAAGCCAGAATACTCTGAACTGCGCCCACTGCGGCCAGTTGATTGATGTGACCGATCTTCCCATTGGAACAACCATTGAGTGTCCGTCATGTTCCAAAAGTTTTACCATCTGGAAAAACTTCGACCACTACCGCCTGGAAATTCTTCTGGGTGAGGGTGGCATGGGTTCGGTTTACCGGGCCACCGACCTGAATCTGAACCGCGTCGTCGCCATCAAGGTTTTGAAGCCCGAACTTTCCGAGGACAAAAAATTCATCAGCAACTTCATGCGCGAAGTGGAGATCACCGCGTCCCTGACCCATCCCAACATCGTTCACGTCTATTCCTTCGGTGAAAACGAGGGCCGGTATTATCTGGTCATGGAATACATCGGGCATCAGACCCTGGACGACCTGATCATGGAACGGAAAAAACTGGGCGAGGCCGAGGTGCTGGACATCGGCGTCGGCGTGGCCAACGGCCTGAACTTTGCGCTCCAGAACGGCGGCCTGATCCATCGCGACATCAAACCCGGCAACATCCTTTTTGGACCTAACAACATCCCCAAGGTGGTGGATTTCGGCCTTGCGGTCACTCCTGAAACGGCCGAACTCAATTCGGAAATCTGGGGCACCCCCTATTATGTCTCGCCGGAACGCCTGGAATTCCATCCGGAGGATTTTCACAGCGACATGTATTCGCTCGGCGTGACCTTGTACCACTGCCTGGCGGGGCGTCCTCCCTTCGACGCCAGTACGGCGGAGCTGGTGGCTGCAAAACACCTGAATGAAGCCCCCTTGCCGCTGAAAACGTATGCGCCCTATGTTTCCGAGCACAGCACCTACACCATCATGAAGGCCATGGCGCGCCGTCCAGACGACCGCTTCAGCTCCTACGGCGAACTGGTGGAACAGCTTGAAGACGCCAAGCGCCGGATAGTGAACGAGCCCGCCGAGCAGCTTACGCCGCAGATCGCAGTGGCGGAAGAGGGGGTGGATGACAAGCGCCTGTTCCTGGTTGGAGCCATCGCCGTCGGGGTCATCGTTCTGATCGTCGCCGGGATCTTCGTCTGGAAGTTTTTCATCAATTCGGTCTAA
- a CDS encoding GxxExxY protein, with the protein MKTENEIAKEVVNVCYKIHTTLGPGLLESVYEDILAYELEKRSLQFKRQQPIALQYEKIFIKEAFRADLIVEDKVILELKSVEQILPVHSKQLLAYLKLTRLKLGLLVNFGAPLIKDGMTRLVNKL; encoded by the coding sequence ATGAAAACTGAAAATGAAATCGCAAAAGAAGTTGTAAACGTTTGTTATAAAATTCACACCACGCTCGGCCCAGGTCTTTTGGAATCTGTTTACGAAGACATCCTGGCGTATGAGCTTGAAAAGCGGTCTTTGCAATTCAAGCGCCAACAGCCAATAGCCCTTCAATACGAAAAGATTTTTATCAAGGAAGCATTTCGCGCTGATTTGATCGTGGAAGACAAGGTCATTCTTGAACTCAAATCCGTAGAACAAATATTACCCGTCCACAGCAAGCAGTTGTTAGCTTATCTGAAATTAACCCGTCTCAAGCTTGGGTTACTGGTCAACTTCGGCGCGCCCTTAATCAAGGATGGAATGACCCGGCTTGTAAACAA